A portion of the Bifidobacterium lemurum genome contains these proteins:
- a CDS encoding glycoside hydrolase family 127 protein, translated as MTTASQQRVAVGVPCVTITSPFWKNRRDQIVESVIPYQWGVMNDEIDTVVPDDPAGNQLSDNKSHAVANLKVAAGELSDDFHGMVFQDSDVYKWLEEAAYALAYHPDPELRRLCDETIALIARAQQPDGYLDTPYQIKSGIWASRPRFSQIQQSHEMYVMGHYIEAGVAYWEVTGNEQALDVACRMADCLDANFGPEAGKIHGSDGHPEIELALAKLHEATGEKRYLELARYLIDVRGQDPRFYAKQREALGGDDIFRDLGFYKNEYFQAAEPVREQRTADGHAVRVAYLCTGIAHVARLTGDVELMETAKRFWRNIVTRRMYITGAIGSTHVGESFTYDYDLPNDTMYGETCASVAMSMFARQMLLADPRGEYADVLERQLFNGAIAGISLDGKQYYYVNPLESSPEGLASPDRHHVLSHRVDWFGCACCPANIARLIASVDRYIYTELDGGRTVLSHQFIANEATFASGLRVTQESNLPWDGHVEYRVSLPADGEATVRFAVRIPAWSKDSYTLTVNGGPVAVEVLDGFAYFDVPAGESLDIALDLDMSVKLMRANSRVRDDAGRVAVMRGPLVYCAEQVDNPGDLWGYRLADGVTAAAATVAFEPDVLGGVSVVSLPAVREAEDVDDAPLYLPADAACAVEPATLVLVPYYAWANREVGQMRVWLRR; from the coding sequence ATGACTACAGCATCCCAGCAGCGTGTGGCCGTCGGCGTGCCATGCGTGACCATCACCTCGCCTTTCTGGAAGAATCGCCGCGATCAGATAGTCGAATCCGTCATCCCCTACCAGTGGGGCGTGATGAACGACGAGATCGACACCGTCGTGCCCGACGATCCGGCCGGCAACCAGCTGTCCGACAACAAAAGCCATGCGGTCGCCAATTTGAAGGTGGCCGCCGGCGAACTGTCCGACGACTTCCATGGCATGGTGTTCCAGGACTCCGACGTATACAAATGGTTGGAGGAGGCCGCCTACGCTCTGGCCTACCATCCGGATCCGGAGCTCAGACGCCTGTGCGACGAGACGATCGCGTTGATCGCCCGCGCCCAGCAGCCGGACGGATATCTGGACACCCCGTATCAGATCAAATCCGGCATATGGGCCAGTCGTCCGCGTTTCAGCCAGATCCAGCAGAGTCACGAGATGTACGTGATGGGCCACTACATCGAGGCCGGCGTCGCCTATTGGGAGGTCACCGGCAACGAGCAGGCGCTTGACGTGGCCTGCCGCATGGCCGACTGCCTCGATGCGAACTTCGGACCCGAAGCCGGCAAGATCCACGGCTCCGACGGGCATCCGGAGATCGAGCTCGCGCTCGCCAAACTCCACGAGGCCACCGGCGAGAAGCGCTATCTCGAGCTTGCCCGCTATCTCATCGATGTGCGCGGGCAGGATCCTCGGTTCTACGCCAAACAGCGCGAGGCGCTCGGCGGCGACGACATCTTTCGTGACCTGGGCTTCTACAAGAACGAGTATTTCCAGGCCGCCGAACCTGTGCGCGAACAGCGGACCGCCGACGGGCACGCCGTGCGCGTCGCCTACCTGTGCACCGGAATCGCCCATGTGGCGCGGCTCACCGGCGACGTGGAACTGATGGAGACCGCGAAACGGTTCTGGCGCAATATCGTCACCCGCCGCATGTACATCACCGGTGCCATCGGTTCGACGCATGTGGGCGAATCATTCACCTACGACTACGATCTGCCGAACGACACCATGTACGGCGAGACCTGCGCCTCCGTGGCCATGAGCATGTTCGCGCGTCAGATGCTGCTCGCCGACCCCCGCGGCGAATACGCGGACGTGTTGGAACGGCAGCTGTTCAACGGCGCGATCGCCGGCATCAGCCTCGACGGCAAGCAGTACTACTACGTGAATCCGCTCGAATCATCGCCTGAGGGGCTTGCCAGTCCCGACCGGCACCACGTGCTCTCGCACCGCGTGGACTGGTTCGGCTGCGCGTGCTGCCCGGCCAACATCGCCCGCCTGATCGCGTCGGTGGACCGGTATATCTACACCGAACTCGACGGGGGCCGCACAGTGCTCAGCCACCAGTTCATCGCCAACGAGGCGACGTTCGCCTCCGGTCTGCGCGTGACGCAGGAGTCGAACCTCCCCTGGGACGGACATGTGGAGTACCGCGTCTCGCTGCCTGCGGATGGCGAGGCGACGGTGAGGTTCGCCGTGCGCATCCCCGCATGGTCGAAGGATTCGTACACGCTGACCGTGAACGGTGGCCCGGTCGCGGTCGAGGTGCTGGACGGCTTCGCCTACTTCGACGTGCCCGCCGGCGAATCGCTGGACATCGCGCTCGATCTGGACATGTCGGTGAAGCTGATGCGCGCCAACAGCCGCGTGCGCGACGACGCCGGGCGCGTGGCCGTAATGCGCGGACCGCTGGTCTACTGTGCGGAGCAGGTCGACAACCCCGGCGATCTGTGGGGCTACCGTCTGGCCGACGGCGTGACCGCGGCCGCCGCCACCGTGGCGTTCGAGCCGGATGTGCTGGGCGGCGTGAGCGTGGTGTCGCTGCCCGCCGTGCGTGAGGCGGAGGATGTGGATGACGCGCCGCTGTATCTGCCCGCCGACGCCGCCTGCGCGGTGGAGCCCGCGACGCTGGTGTTGGTGCCGTATTACGCGTGGGCCAACCGTGAGGTGGGTCAGATGCGCGTGTGGCTGCGCCGCTAG
- a CDS encoding carbohydrate ABC transporter permease — translation MTIPMWKRVIARTLEAILAIIFISPLIWVVVSSFSPQPGSAQSNGWGVANYLTLFGYQEGLPVYLLNSIIVSLVAVVFSVVVCTLAGYSFSRFDYPGRNLGFMVTLSILMVPYASLLIPLMVWYKNIGLNDSLLGVGLVITLFQLPMSTFIMRNAFDAIPKDMEEAAMVDGCNSLQALLRILVPVVKPSMVTVGLLAFLEAWNNFMIPLYLSSSGKATLPLALVNMRQQTMGVIDYGATEAGVVVLLIPCAVLFLALQKYYVKGFMAGAVKG, via the coding sequence ATGACTATCCCGATGTGGAAGCGCGTCATCGCCCGTACGCTCGAGGCGATCCTCGCCATCATCTTCATCAGCCCGCTGATCTGGGTTGTGGTCAGCTCGTTCAGCCCGCAACCCGGCTCCGCCCAGTCCAACGGATGGGGCGTGGCCAACTACCTGACTCTGTTCGGCTATCAGGAGGGCCTGCCGGTCTACCTGCTCAACTCGATCATCGTCTCCCTGGTCGCGGTGGTGTTCTCCGTGGTGGTGTGCACGCTGGCGGGCTACTCGTTCTCCCGCTTCGACTACCCGGGCCGCAACCTCGGCTTCATGGTCACCCTGTCGATTCTTATGGTGCCGTACGCCTCACTGCTCATCCCGCTGATGGTGTGGTACAAGAACATCGGCCTGAACGACTCGTTGCTCGGCGTGGGACTGGTGATCACGTTGTTCCAGCTGCCGATGAGCACATTCATCATGCGCAACGCCTTCGACGCGATCCCCAAGGATATGGAGGAGGCCGCCATGGTCGACGGCTGCAACAGCCTGCAGGCGCTGCTGCGTATCCTCGTGCCGGTCGTCAAGCCCTCGATGGTCACCGTCGGCCTGCTCGCCTTCCTCGAGGCGTGGAACAACTTCATGATCCCGCTGTACCTGTCCAGCTCGGGCAAGGCCACCCTGCCGCTCGCCCTGGTGAACATGCGCCAGCAGACCATGGGCGTCATCGACTACGGGGCCACCGAGGCCGGCGTCGTGGTGCTGCTCATCCCCTGCGCCGTCCTGTTCCTCGCCCTGCAGAAGTACTACGTCAAGGGCTTCATGGCGGGCGCGGTCAAGGGCTGA
- a CDS encoding energy-coupling factor transporter transmembrane component T: MAQGINTFVERGTVIERLNPLTKVAAVFAFGLAALIWPDPWLGLALIVVVFVIAFVAKIGPSFTKIMVGFGIPITVMLMFIQGLYSPRNRTVIADFGFAQLGLEGVMYAAKIIVVVMVFLGSFTIMNSTTYVGKLVAALTGTGVNAKVGYLVLASLNVVPQMQRRMAVIQEAQSARGLDVGGSLIDRVKASLPLLGPVVMSSLTDAQERGMTLETRGFGIKGVRQTSYVQVERTRADRVVRIALAVFFIAVVVVSALAYAGVVTLPGDLTGGSR; encoded by the coding sequence ATGGCACAAGGCATCAACACCTTCGTCGAACGCGGCACGGTGATCGAACGGCTGAATCCGCTCACCAAAGTCGCCGCCGTGTTCGCCTTCGGCCTTGCCGCGCTGATCTGGCCCGATCCCTGGCTGGGGCTCGCGCTGATCGTCGTGGTGTTCGTGATCGCGTTCGTCGCGAAGATCGGGCCGTCCTTCACCAAGATCATGGTCGGCTTCGGCATCCCCATCACCGTGATGCTGATGTTCATCCAAGGTCTGTACAGCCCGAGGAACCGCACCGTCATCGCGGATTTCGGCTTCGCCCAGCTCGGGCTCGAGGGCGTGATGTACGCGGCCAAGATCATCGTCGTGGTGATGGTGTTCCTCGGCAGCTTCACCATCATGAACTCCACCACGTATGTGGGCAAACTCGTCGCCGCGCTCACCGGAACCGGAGTGAACGCCAAGGTCGGCTATCTGGTGCTCGCCAGCCTCAACGTCGTGCCGCAGATGCAGCGGCGCATGGCCGTCATCCAAGAGGCGCAAAGCGCCCGCGGCCTTGACGTGGGCGGCTCCCTGATCGACCGCGTCAAAGCCTCGCTGCCTCTGCTGGGGCCCGTGGTGATGTCCTCACTCACCGACGCGCAGGAACGCGGCATGACGCTGGAGACCCGCGGATTCGGCATCAAAGGCGTGAGGCAGACCAGTTATGTGCAGGTGGAGCGCACGCGCGCGGACCGTGTGGTCCGCATCGCGCTCGCGGTGTTCTTCATCGCCGTCGTGGTGGTGAGCGCGCTCGCCTATGCCGGCGTCGTCACCCTGCCGGGCGACCTGACGGGAGGCTCCCGATGA
- a CDS encoding energy-coupling factor ABC transporter ATP-binding protein, protein MSGIVSVRDFSFRYRSAKRRAVRDLSFDVEQGSFLSIVGANGSGKSTLCNAMIGLVPHYFVGRMAGSITVDGKDVESSDIADLSTTIGLVFQNPFNQLSYTAGTVAEELAYGLGNRGVPREAMVEKVEQVAKLMRIDHILDKNPLELSGGQVQRVAFGSTFIMEPKVLVLDECTTQLDPLGGEEIFDIVKRLNADGVTVIMVDHDMERVARYADKVLVLDRGRMAAFGAPREVFADPGLPERGIDVPDYVRIGRALAEEGYDVGEPAVTEEECVEQVRRVVA, encoded by the coding sequence ATGAGCGGCATCGTATCCGTGCGTGATTTCTCCTTCCGCTACCGCAGCGCCAAACGCCGCGCCGTGCGCGACCTGAGCTTCGACGTCGAGCAAGGCAGCTTCCTAAGCATCGTCGGCGCCAACGGTTCGGGCAAATCCACCCTCTGCAACGCGATGATCGGCCTGGTGCCGCATTATTTCGTCGGGCGGATGGCCGGTTCGATCACCGTGGACGGCAAGGATGTGGAATCCAGCGATATCGCCGACCTGTCGACCACCATCGGCCTGGTGTTCCAGAACCCGTTCAACCAGCTGAGCTACACGGCCGGCACCGTCGCCGAGGAGCTCGCCTATGGGCTGGGCAACCGCGGGGTGCCGCGCGAGGCCATGGTGGAGAAGGTCGAGCAGGTGGCCAAACTGATGCGCATCGACCACATCCTCGACAAGAATCCTCTGGAGCTTTCCGGCGGCCAGGTGCAGCGCGTGGCCTTCGGCTCGACGTTCATCATGGAGCCGAAGGTGCTGGTGCTCGACGAATGCACCACGCAGCTCGATCCGCTCGGCGGCGAGGAGATCTTCGACATCGTCAAGAGACTGAACGCCGACGGGGTCACCGTGATCATGGTGGACCACGATATGGAACGCGTGGCCCGTTACGCGGACAAGGTGCTGGTGCTCGACCGTGGCCGCATGGCCGCGTTCGGCGCGCCGCGGGAGGTGTTCGCCGATCCGGGCTTACCCGAGCGCGGCATCGACGTGCCCGATTATGTGCGGATTGGACGCGCCCTCGCCGAGGAGGGATACGACGTCGGCGAGCCGGCCGTCACCGAGGAGGAATGTGTGGAGCAGGTCAGGCGGGTGGTCGCATGA
- a CDS encoding PfkB family carbohydrate kinase translates to MNIKDIAHIAGVSPSTVSKIVNGKDQSISPETREKVLRIVREYHYAPYSSTPKTTKSWSIGVLLRSSISFDTTLDGIVQTAQASGYGTMVFNSYSDAEQEMKNIAALGKHRVDGVIWEPAAPDSLSRRDSIDRLDIPALTIGPHGGDESLLLPYTEAAYRLTEELIMRGHKGIACLLTRGRRTEDFLAGFKRCLFDHGMPFDDAMVFYELDDTLVGGISGHTTTGVVSSHYRMALEFHQLMGSLHYSLPDDVSLVSIRNDTNETLAYPGSTEISTYTIRNADFGSYLCAKLITAIERSDEPPHSFVQEFHLDNTSTLSAPSSMNRKKITVVGSLHIDNCLSVPKLPTEGSTVTAALSSVAPGGKGINQAVGVAKLGHRVSLIGNVGSDPDADFIFREMSRWGIDASGITRRAQSKTGTAFIFVDANGDSMISLMPGANDTLSPQDIADKDQLFENTGYCLVQSEIPLAAVEAACRAAHRHHASTILKPSNCDHLPHEVLAEVDILVPSENELNALIDGDGTISDKARALIDGGAGCVIVTLGERGCTLFSADAERHFPAADFTPVDNTGAGDAFISALASYLMYGRTLEESIEVATVAAGYSITREGATTSLIDRSALEARLLNMDL, encoded by the coding sequence ATGAATATCAAAGACATCGCACATATCGCCGGGGTCTCGCCATCCACCGTGTCGAAGATCGTCAATGGCAAGGACCAGAGCATCAGTCCGGAGACCCGGGAGAAGGTGTTGCGCATCGTGCGCGAATACCACTACGCCCCTTACTCCTCCACGCCGAAAACCACGAAATCGTGGAGCATCGGCGTGCTGCTGCGTTCCTCGATCTCCTTCGACACCACACTCGACGGCATCGTGCAGACCGCACAGGCATCAGGATACGGCACCATGGTGTTCAACAGCTATTCCGACGCTGAACAGGAGATGAAGAATATCGCAGCCCTGGGCAAACACCGCGTCGACGGCGTCATCTGGGAGCCCGCCGCGCCCGACAGCCTGAGCCGCAGGGACTCCATCGATCGACTCGACATCCCCGCTTTGACGATCGGCCCGCACGGCGGCGACGAATCCCTGCTGCTGCCCTATACCGAGGCCGCCTACAGGCTCACCGAGGAGCTCATCATGCGCGGGCACAAAGGCATCGCCTGCCTGCTCACGCGCGGCCGACGCACCGAGGACTTCCTCGCCGGATTCAAGCGCTGCCTGTTCGACCACGGCATGCCCTTCGACGACGCGATGGTGTTCTACGAGCTCGACGACACGCTGGTGGGCGGAATCTCCGGGCACACGACCACCGGCGTCGTCTCCTCGCATTACCGCATGGCGCTGGAGTTCCACCAGCTGATGGGCTCGCTGCACTACAGCCTGCCGGACGACGTCTCGTTGGTGTCCATCCGCAACGACACCAACGAGACCCTCGCCTATCCCGGCTCCACCGAGATCTCCACCTACACCATCCGCAACGCCGACTTCGGCTCCTATCTGTGCGCCAAACTCATCACCGCCATCGAGCGCAGCGACGAGCCTCCGCACTCCTTCGTGCAGGAGTTCCATCTCGACAACACCAGCACCCTCAGCGCCCCGTCCTCGATGAACCGCAAGAAGATTACCGTGGTGGGCAGCCTGCATATCGACAACTGCCTATCCGTGCCGAAGCTGCCCACCGAGGGGTCGACGGTCACCGCCGCGCTGTCTTCGGTGGCCCCCGGCGGCAAGGGCATCAACCAGGCGGTGGGCGTCGCCAAACTCGGGCACCGCGTCAGCCTGATCGGCAACGTCGGCTCGGACCCGGACGCCGACTTCATCTTCCGGGAGATGTCCCGCTGGGGCATCGACGCCTCGGGCATCACCCGCCGCGCCCAAAGCAAAACCGGCACGGCGTTCATCTTCGTGGATGCCAACGGCGATTCGATGATCTCGCTGATGCCCGGCGCCAACGACACGCTCAGTCCGCAGGACATCGCCGACAAGGACCAGCTGTTCGAAAACACCGGATACTGCCTCGTCCAATCCGAGATCCCGCTCGCCGCCGTGGAGGCGGCCTGCCGGGCGGCGCACCGCCATCACGCCTCGACGATCCTCAAACCCTCCAACTGCGACCATCTGCCGCACGAGGTGCTCGCCGAAGTGGACATCCTCGTCCCCAGCGAAAACGAGCTGAACGCGCTGATCGACGGCGACGGAACGATCTCCGACAAAGCGCGCGCGCTGATCGACGGCGGCGCGGGATGCGTGATCGTCACCCTGGGCGAGCGCGGTTGCACGCTGTTCTCCGCCGACGCCGAACGGCATTTCCCCGCGGCGGATTTCACGCCGGTCGACAACACCGGAGCGGGTGACGCCTTCATCAGCGCGCTGGCCTCATATCTGATGTACGGGCGCACATTGGAGGAGTCCATCGAGGTCGCCACCGTCGCCGCCGGCTATTCGATCACCCGAGAGGGCGCCACCACCTCGCTGATCGACCGCTCCGCCCTGGAGGCGCGCCTGCTCAACATGGACCTCTGA
- a CDS encoding carbohydrate ABC transporter permease — protein sequence MSSVSKNAASVPTHRSKAKAEQTRRGLLYALPDWVMIIVLFFVPIVLLVVMACSRWSLMGGNRGLNFPDNFIAVFENKLFGQSILFTVEYTVIVTVFLLVLGLGLALIVQESSKWNNVLRTCFLLPSATGLASASLLFYALYSPQVGPVTKILSFFGLMEDGGSVLATGQSALWATIIVIVWRFSGYYMLLMMIGLQSIPGDLYEAARMDGAGAWRIFRSVTLPLMKPTIVMCLVYCVTGSILAFDQFFILTKGGPNNSTMTVVQLIYNFAFDSKKDLGMAAALSLLVLAALVVINSIQMRGMRDNTK from the coding sequence ATGTCAAGCGTTTCCAAGAACGCCGCGTCGGTGCCGACGCATCGTTCGAAGGCCAAGGCGGAGCAGACGCGTCGCGGCCTGCTGTACGCGTTGCCGGACTGGGTCATGATCATCGTCCTGTTCTTCGTGCCCATCGTGCTGCTGGTCGTGATGGCCTGCTCGCGTTGGAGCCTGATGGGCGGCAACCGAGGTCTGAACTTCCCCGACAACTTCATCGCGGTGTTCGAGAACAAGCTGTTCGGCCAGTCGATTCTGTTCACCGTGGAATACACGGTGATCGTCACGGTCTTCCTGCTGGTTCTCGGCCTTGGCCTGGCGCTGATCGTGCAGGAGAGCTCGAAGTGGAACAACGTGCTGCGCACCTGCTTCCTGCTGCCCTCGGCCACCGGTCTGGCCTCCGCGTCGCTGCTGTTCTACGCGCTGTACTCCCCGCAGGTCGGCCCCGTCACCAAGATCCTGAGCTTCTTCGGATTGATGGAGGACGGCGGTTCGGTGCTCGCCACCGGCCAGTCCGCGCTGTGGGCCACGATCATCGTGATCGTGTGGCGTTTCTCCGGCTACTACATGCTGCTCATGATGATCGGCCTGCAGTCCATCCCGGGCGATCTGTACGAGGCCGCCCGTATGGACGGCGCCGGTGCGTGGCGCATCTTCCGCTCCGTGACCTTGCCGCTGATGAAACCCACCATCGTGATGTGCCTCGTCTACTGCGTCACCGGTTCGATTCTCGCCTTCGACCAGTTCTTCATCCTGACCAAGGGCGGTCCGAACAACTCCACGATGACCGTGGTGCAGCTTATCTACAACTTCGCGTTCGACTCCAAGAAGGACCTCGGCATGGCGGCCGCGTTGTCGCTGCTCGTGCTGGCGGCCCTCGTGGTCATCAACTCCATCCAGATGCGCGGCATGCGCGACAACACCAAGTGA
- a CDS encoding energy-coupling factor ABC transporter ATP-binding protein has product MRMEIDNLVHAYPTGEKALRGVSLVLEGDEPVAIIGQNGAGKTTLVKHFNGILRPTEGHVRIDGVDITERSTAQWSREVGYVFQNPDDQLFLDSVRKELAFGPERMGVGADEIDRRVRRVADLVGLGKKLDTHPFDLSAAEKKFCTIGAVLAMEPKAVVFDEPTCGQDLRGNRRLAYIIASLKAAGVLCVTISHDMKFVTTHFPRVIVMCQGQVLMDGPARRVFADADTLARSFVTPPPITRVAAQAGLGDTVFTVPAFMNAVREANAARETTRERI; this is encoded by the coding sequence ATGAGAATGGAAATCGACAATCTCGTCCACGCCTATCCGACCGGAGAGAAAGCGTTGCGCGGGGTGAGCCTGGTGCTGGAAGGCGACGAACCGGTGGCCATCATCGGGCAGAACGGCGCCGGCAAAACCACGCTGGTCAAGCATTTCAACGGTATCCTGCGCCCCACGGAGGGCCATGTGCGCATCGACGGCGTGGATATCACGGAACGCAGCACCGCGCAATGGTCCCGTGAGGTAGGCTACGTGTTCCAGAATCCGGACGACCAGCTCTTCCTCGATTCGGTGCGCAAGGAGCTCGCGTTCGGACCCGAGCGGATGGGCGTCGGAGCGGACGAGATCGACAGGCGCGTGCGGCGCGTCGCCGATCTGGTCGGACTGGGCAAAAAGCTCGACACGCACCCCTTCGACCTCTCCGCGGCGGAGAAGAAATTCTGCACCATCGGCGCGGTGCTGGCCATGGAGCCCAAAGCGGTGGTGTTCGACGAACCCACCTGCGGGCAGGACCTGCGCGGCAATCGGCGACTCGCCTACATCATCGCGTCGCTGAAGGCGGCCGGCGTGCTGTGCGTCACCATCAGCCACGATATGAAATTCGTGACCACGCACTTCCCGCGGGTCATCGTCATGTGCCAGGGGCAGGTGCTGATGGACGGGCCCGCGCGGCGGGTGTTCGCGGATGCGGACACGCTCGCCCGTTCGTTCGTCACGCCGCCGCCGATCACCAGAGTGGCCGCGCAGGCGGGCCTCGGCGACACGGTGTTCACCGTGCCGGCCTTTATGAATGCCGTCCGTGAGGCGAACGCCGCACGGGAAACCACAAGGGAAAGGATCTGA
- a CDS encoding ECF transporter S component, translating into MATKMSFIQSVKAQFSTKSLVLIPIAVGVNLVGGTLCSTLKLPLFLDMIGTIVVACLSGPWVAALCGLLTNVFLALVANPVNLPYALVSVLCGLTVGYMVRAGLFKKIWGAVLVWLAVTLVNAVSASLVTVFVFGGATGVNGTSLLTAALVAAMQNIIVSVFSSSILENLVDKGIAVLIAYFIVKKVPQRFLSQYAADSMGEAVSGEIADDEDDDDEDDEDDLDDLPALETGAEAASGPVPSGVRDDR; encoded by the coding sequence ATGGCGACGAAGATGTCGTTCATACAGAGCGTGAAGGCGCAGTTCTCCACCAAATCGCTGGTGTTGATCCCCATCGCGGTGGGCGTCAACCTGGTGGGAGGCACGTTGTGCTCCACGCTGAAGCTCCCTTTGTTCCTCGACATGATAGGCACGATCGTGGTGGCCTGTCTGTCCGGTCCGTGGGTGGCCGCGTTGTGCGGTCTGCTCACGAACGTGTTCCTCGCGCTGGTGGCCAACCCGGTCAACCTGCCCTATGCGCTGGTCAGCGTGCTGTGCGGTCTGACCGTGGGCTATATGGTCCGCGCCGGACTGTTCAAGAAGATCTGGGGCGCGGTGCTCGTCTGGCTGGCGGTGACGCTGGTCAACGCGGTGAGCGCCTCTTTGGTGACCGTGTTCGTGTTCGGCGGCGCCACGGGCGTCAACGGCACCTCGTTGCTGACCGCCGCGCTGGTGGCCGCCATGCAGAACATCATCGTGTCGGTGTTCTCGTCGTCGATTCTGGAGAACCTCGTCGATAAGGGCATCGCCGTGCTGATCGCCTACTTCATCGTCAAGAAGGTGCCGCAGCGCTTCCTGAGCCAGTACGCGGCCGATTCGATGGGTGAGGCCGTCTCCGGCGAGATCGCGGACGACGAGGACGACGACGATGAGGATGATGAGGACGACCTCGACGATCTTCCGGCCCTCGAAACCGGAGCCGAGGCCGCGTCCGGCCCCGTCCCGTCGGGCGTGCGCGACGATAGGTAG